One Pseudobutyrivibrio xylanivorans genomic window, TACCATTAATAAAGCTCTATTAGGAATCAAGCCACTTCCAAAAGAAAACGTGGTTGCTTTAATAAGAGAATGTCAGGAAAAAGGATATCCATGGGGGATTCAGCCTGAAAATTCAGCTGTAAGATATGTGCCAGATGAGCGATTTAATGAAATCGCAAAGGATACATATATGAAACAAAAGATAGTTAGGGGATTGAATCCTGAAGATTATGAACATATATATAAAGCATACGTAGCCTGCAGAGCAGAAGATGAGAAAAATCTCAAAGCACTGGATAATCTTCCTTGTTGCAGATTTCATGAACGTTATTTGTTTATTGAGCCAAGCTACAAGTTTGTAGGCATAAAAAAGGTTATGGATTATTTTCATGCTGATTATAATGATGCTGTTGTTTTTGGTGATTCTGGCAATGATATTTCAATGTTTACAGATGATTGGACAAAGGTTGCCATGGGAAATGCTATTCCTGAATTGAAGAAGCTTGCAGACTATGTGACTTCCGACGTTGATAAAGATGGAATTTACAATGCCTGCGAGAAGCTGGGATTATTTGATACTGTTGCTTGTTAATACCTTTCAGCGTGATCTCGATAGGGAGCGTTATGAAAGGTGTTAATATAATATGGTAATTAAAGCTTTAATTAGGTAGTCTAGTCAACTAGAATAAAGACATTAATAAATCAGGATATATAGAAGGCAAAATGATTGAGTATAAACAAACGGGGGAAAATAATAATTTGAGGAGACAGAAATATGATATTTGAAAAATCTTGTGGGGCAATAGTATATACAGTTGACAACGGTGTCATAAAGTACCTGCTAGTTGAAGAAAATAGTGGATTTCACAGTTTTCCAAAAGGACGTATGGAAAACGAAGAAACAGAAGAACAGACAGCAATTCGTGAGATTAAAGAAGAGACAGATCTTGAAGTTGAACTCATTACTGATTTTAAGGTATGTGAACAATACAATCCTGCGGAAAAGCCGGGTTTTACAAAACAAGTTGTATATTTTTTAGCTCATTATTCAGATGCAAAACCCAGAGTGACAAGACCTAATGAGGTCAAGTCGTTAAAAAGCTTGAGTCTTGAAGATTCACTCATAACTATAGAGCATGAAAATAAAAAAGAATTGCTTAAGCTAGCAGATGAGTATATAAAACATAAAATTGTGTCTACTGAACTGGATGTCCATTTCGTGCGAGAGAAATAATGAGCGAGAAAGCTAGTAAACCTATTGACCAGTTGACATTAGAGAGTGAATTTATAAGAACTTTTAAAAGTGCTAAATCTGCTGGAGCTGAATTGGGAATTAATAGTTCAGGTATTGGTAATGCCATTAGAAAAGGTACTACTTCAGGAGGATATCGCTGGCGACAACATATAGAAAAATAGCGTAGATTAAATATGGTATTAAAGCAAGAGAGTTTTCAGTTTTTGTGAAAACTCTCTTTTTATAAAACAAACGAGACATCAAGCTTTGTTTTTTGTTAAGCTAAACGTATTTCTGTCATATATTTATGATATATAGGATGAAGGAGCCTAACTTCATGGAGGATTGTAGTATGCGTTTTATCGGTACTATTTTGCAATTTGATGCAGATGATCATTTAATAGGTGAATATACAGGCGAGTTAAAATGCATTCTCGATAATATTGAAAACGGTGAGACATTTTATTACAGATTTCCCTGTTTCTCAGATATAGGTAGTAAGAAAAAGATTAGATATACTCATTTTGGTCTAAAAGGAATAAATACAAGTTGTAATGAGTATAGTGCAGAGGAATTGATTACCTATTATTTGAATTATGAGATACAAGCGTATTATAGACGTAAGAAGAAAGGAAAGAAATTTCATTGTAGAGGATTTGAGAATATCGAATTTATCTATGCAATTCAATTGCAAGAAGCTGATAGATTAAACAGAAATACAGCAGAAGATTTTAATAAACGGTTAGATTCATTCTTAAAGAGGCATTCAGAATTCAAGCCAGTGGTTGATTTAAACGACTATCGAGGGATGTGTGGAATTTATCTGCTTGTATTGGATAAGTACAATGTTTGTTATATAGGGCAAACGCAGACTGCTCTGAGAGTACGTATAAAACAACATTGGACAAGAAGCGATTACTTTCTGCGAGGAATTGATAGATTTAAAGCAATGGATACAACAAGAATATATGTATATCCCATTCAGGATACCGAAAGTATTAATCTAGCAGAGTATTCCTTAATACCTGATTTCCCAGAACAATATACTCTTAATTGTGGAAGTTCCGGAGGGGATGTATATTTTATGAAATCCCACGGAGAATTGCCAAATATAGAGCCAGATAAGCATTATAACAAGAGTAGTTTAAAAGACTATTTGGATCAAGCGGAGAAGATATTAGGGATTAGAAAAGAGTTATAAAAG contains:
- a CDS encoding HAD-IIB family hydrolase, coding for MCKKKYLFFDIDGTLAAGGYENFYIPDSTVLALQKLKKAGHFLCIATGRAQALAVDIMNELGFENMVSDGGYGITINKALLGIKPLPKENVVALIRECQEKGYPWGIQPENSAVRYVPDERFNEIAKDTYMKQKIVRGLNPEDYEHIYKAYVACRAEDEKNLKALDNLPCCRFHERYLFIEPSYKFVGIKKVMDYFHADYNDAVVFGDSGNDISMFTDDWTKVAMGNAIPELKKLADYVTSDVDKDGIYNACEKLGLFDTVAC
- a CDS encoding GIY-YIG nuclease family protein — its product is MRFIGTILQFDADDHLIGEYTGELKCILDNIENGETFYYRFPCFSDIGSKKKIRYTHFGLKGINTSCNEYSAEELITYYLNYEIQAYYRRKKKGKKFHCRGFENIEFIYAIQLQEADRLNRNTAEDFNKRLDSFLKRHSEFKPVVDLNDYRGMCGIYLLVLDKYNVCYIGQTQTALRVRIKQHWTRSDYFLRGIDRFKAMDTTRIYVYPIQDTESINLAEYSLIPDFPEQYTLNCGSSGGDVYFMKSHGELPNIEPDKHYNKSSLKDYLDQAEKILGIRKEL
- a CDS encoding bis(5'-nucleosyl)-tetraphosphatase; its protein translation is MIFEKSCGAIVYTVDNGVIKYLLVEENSGFHSFPKGRMENEETEEQTAIREIKEETDLEVELITDFKVCEQYNPAEKPGFTKQVVYFLAHYSDAKPRVTRPNEVKSLKSLSLEDSLITIEHENKKELLKLADEYIKHKIVSTELDVHFVREK